Part of the Cyanobacteria bacterium QS_8_64_29 genome is shown below.
GCGGGGAGACACCATGGATTGGTTCCATTTGCTCTACATCCTGGCCTTTAGCATCATTGCGTTCGTCGCGATTGGCAATTTGATCCGCAACCTGGTGAGCGTGGCGCAAGGGGCCCGCCCGAGCGGCCAGTTTGGCGGCACGTCGCAGTCGCGCCGGCAGCGATCGCCCGCCCATCCGGAATTGCTAGACGAGCGCGGCAAGCCCATCAACGAGCCGCTGTTGGTGATGCGCTCGGTTGACACTGATGACGCGCGCGAGCAGCTCGACACCCTCTACCAGGACTCGCCCCCTCCCGATAGCGACAGCGAGACCGAGCGCTAGGATCGCCCTAGCTGCTGACGGATTGCTGCTGGATGGCGATGCCGCGCTGCGCTAGGGTTTCCCGGAAGCGCGCCAGCGGTAGGGCGCGCTCGATGGGCCAGACCCCCGGCTGTGCGAGTTCGCCTTGCAACATTAGCTGTACCAGGCTCCCCGCGCCGGCGCCTGCCGCTGCCGCCGTATCGCTGTGGACCACCCTCAGATCCGCCCGAGCAGGCGCCCCCGCACGCTCGCCACTGACTTGGGCGCGCATGGCAAGCCCAATCCCACTCCAGCGCTCGCTCCAGCGCGCCATGCGCAGCGAGACGCGCGAGAGAAACTCAATGCCGGCGGCATTCTGCAGCCAGGGGTTGGGCCAGTGCGCGATCGCCCAGCTGAGGTGGTTGAAACAGTCGGGCACGGAGCCAAACTTGGTGGTGACGGTGCGCACCGGGAACGAGTGGGCGAAGGTATAGGTCTCGGCAACGTCGAACCAATACGTCCTGCCCCGGCCGTAAGGCTGCGGGAATGCCACGGTTTCGCGCTCGCTGTAGGGAGCAACGCGCTGCCACTGGCCCCCAATCCAGGCCCAGAACGGTTCCTGCAACCCCAGAAAGGTGGTGCGCATCACCGTCATGCCCGCTCCGCCCGAGCCGGCTACTAGGTAGTACATGCGAATGGCCTCGGGCCGATCCAGGGCAGCCACCCCCTGGCAGGCCATGGCATTAGAGATGCCGGGGAAGGCCCCGGCATTGAGGATCGCCGTGACGCCTGCTTGGCGCGCGCGCTCGTGGTAAGCGCTCGCGCACTGGACGAACGAGCGGTGGTCGCTGACATCCACGTACGGCACGCCCGCTTCAATGCAAGCCTGCAGGACGCGGCCGTCGCAGCGGTGGAACGGACCGGCGGTATGAACGACCCCATCGCTGCCGGCTACGGCACGCCGAAGCGCCGCGCCATCGGCCAACTCCAGCGGCAAAAAGCGCGATCGCGGCAGCAGCGGCCCGCGTTGCTGGCGGCCCGTGACCGTGACTTGGGCCTCGGTATGAGCGAGCAAATCGCGGGCGATACAGCCACCGATTCGGCCTTGGCCGCCAATGACCAGGATGCGCTCGGGCATGCCGCTCGCTGCCTAGCTGCCCGACCACGCTATCGCGCCGCGCGCACTAGCATGGGGGCACGCGAGCGCGCCGGCTAGCATGCGCGATTGGCCTTGGGCAGTTCCGCCAGCGTGGCTGGCCCAGCGATTGGGCGAGGTGGGGATCGCCGACTGCCGCTTCGATCTCAGCGATCCTGGCGCCGGCCGCCGGCAGTACGAGCGCGGCCACATCCCCGGTGCCTACCACTTTGACCTGGAGCGCGATCTCTCGGCCCCCACCGGGCCCGCTAGCGGACGCCACCCCCTACCAGACCCCGAGCAACTCGCCGACGCATTGGCGCGCGCTGGCATCGAGCGCGGCCGGAGCTGGGTGGTGGCCTACGATGACAGCCACCTCGCCTTTGCGGCCCGCTTTTGGTGGCTGCTGCGCTATCTGGGCCACGAGCAGGTAGCGCTGCTGGATGGGGGCTTCTCGGCCTGGCAGGCCGGCGGCTATCCCATCGAGCGCCGCATCCCGGCCGCACGCTCGGGCCGCTTCGACGCGCAACCGCGGCCCGAGCTAATTGCCCATGGGGAGCGGGTGCGCGCGTGCCAGCACCAGGCCGGGGTCGCCCTCATCGACTCGCGCGATGGTGCGCGCTATCGGGGCGAGCGCGAGCCGCTCGATCCCGCGGCCGGGCACATCCCCGGTGCCATCAACCTGCCCTGGCAGCACGCGACTGACGCGCAAGGCCACCTGCGGCCGGCGAGCGAGCACCGCCAGCGCTGGCAGGGGCACACCGGCGCCACCGAAACCATCGTCTATTGCGGTTCGGGCGTCACGGCCTGCGCCAACTTGCTCTCGCTGGCGATGGCCGGCGTAACTGACGCCCGGCTCTATCCGGGGGGCTGGAGCGAGTGGTGCGCCCGCTCGGGCGTGATCGCCACAGGCAGCGAGTAACGGCGCCGCCCCTGGGCCAGGAGCAGCTGGCCTTATAAAGGCAGCTGATACCAATCCCTTGGGACGATTAGTTATCGATGTTAAGATGGAGGATTCCCCGCTCGCGCGGTGCTGGTTATAACAATGGCTACAGCTTATTCCTATGGTCTGTGCGCTCGATCGGCTAACGATCTTTGTCGATGGCAACAACATGTTCTACGCCCAGCAAAAAAATGGCTGGTTTTTCGACCCGCGCTTGGTGCTGGATCATTTCCGCAACGGCCCTGACATCCGCTTCGTCAATGCCTTTTGGTACACCGGACTCAAAGACGCCCAAGACCAGCGCGGCTTTCGCGATGCCCTAATTAGCCTGGGCTATACCGTCCGAACCAAAATTCTCAAAGCCTACTACGACGATCGCTCCGGGCACTACTCGCAAAAAGCCAACCTGGATATTGAAATTGCCATCGACATGTTCAATACCGTCGATCAGTACAATCGCGTGGTGCTTTTGAGCGGCGATGGCGATTTCGAGCGTGCGATCGAGCTACTGCGCTCCAAAAACACTCACATCACGGTTGTCTCGACTGAGGGCATGATTGCGCGCGAGCTGCGCAACGCCGCCGATCGCTACATCGATCTCAACGACATCCGCGCCTGCATCGAAAAAGCCGAGTAGCCCGCGATCATTTAGTCTGGAAAGCAGAAGGAGCCGCCCGCTGCCAGGGGATGGGCCATGAGCACGCAACCCGATCACATCACCATTTTCGATACCACGTTGCGCGATGGCGAGCAGTCGCCGGGCGCCACCCTAAGCGCCGACGACAAGCTGGCGATCGCCCGGCAGCTGTCGCGGTTGGGGGTCGATGTGCTGGAGGCTGGCTTCCCCTATTCCAGCCAGGGGGACTGCCAGGCCGTGCGCCAAATTGCCGAAACGGTGGGCCAAGCGGATGGTCCCACCATCTGTGGGTTGGCGCGGGCCAAAAAGGCCGACATTCAAACGGCGGCCGAAGCGCTCGCGCCCGCATCGCGCGCCCGCATCCACGTGTTTTTGTCCACCTCGGCCATCCACCTGCAGTACCAGCTACAAAAAAACCAAGCCGAGGTTCTGGCGCTGGCTGAGGAAATGGTGGGCTACGCCCGCTCGTTGGTGGGTGACATCGAGTTCTCGCCCATGGATGCCAGCCGCACGGATCCGGCGTTTTTATATCAGGTAATCGAGCGGGCCATCGCCGCTGGGGCCACCACCATCAACATCCCCGATACCGTAGGCTACGACACGCCGCACCACATCAGCGCGCTCATCGGCGGCATCCGAGACAACGTACCCAACATCGACCAAGCCATTCTCTCCATCCACACCCAAAACGATCTGGGCTTGGCAACGGCCAACGCGCTAGCGGCGGTGGAGAACGGCGCCCGCCAGATCGAGTGCACCATCAACGGCATCGGCGAGCGCGCGGGCAACGCGGCCCTAGAAGAAATCGTCATGGCGCTGCACGTGCGGCGCCCGTACTTCAACGCCTATCTGGGACGCCCGCCTGAGAGCGAGGCGCCCCTAACCGGCATCAACACCCAGGAGATCTACAAAACCTCGCGCCTGGTCTCGAACCTGACCGGGCTAATGGTCCAGCCCAACAAGGCCATCGTGGGCAGCAATGCCTTTGCCCACGAATCGGGCATCCACCAAGACGGCGTCCTCAAAAACCGCCAAACTTACGAAATCATGGATGCCAACGACATTGGCTGGAGCAACAACCAGATCGTGCTGGGCAAGCACTCGGGGCGCAATGCCTTTCGCGCCCGCTTGGCCGAGCTGGGCTTCGAGTTGGGCGAGGCCGAGCTAAGCAAAGCCTTTTTGCGCTTCAAAGAACTGGCCGATAGCAAAAAAGCCATCACCGATTGGGACATTGAGGCCATTGTCAACGACGAGATCCAGCAAGCGCCGGCCCTATACCGCCTATCGCTGGTGCAGATCTCCTGCGGCGATAGCGCTTGCCCCACCGCCACCGTCACGCTCCACACCCCCGAAGGCGAGCAGCGCACGGATGCTGCCATCGGCACGGGGCCGGTCGATGCTGTCTACAAGGCCATCAACCGCCTGGTCAACGTGCCCAACGAGCTGATCGAGTACTCGGTCAACTCGGTGACCGCTGGCCTCGATGCCATTGGCGAGGTCACCATCCGCTTGCGGCACGCGGAGCGGATTTATTCGGGCCACGCCGCCAATACCGATGTCATCGTGGCCTCGGCCCACGCCTACGTCAACGCGCTCAACCGCCTCTCCCACGCCCAGAGCAAGCCGGCGGCCTCGCAACAGGCCGTGACCCAGCAATAGCCTCAGGCATCGGCGGGGCCCACGGCTGCGATCGCCGCCTCCAGCGCCAGCAAGACGTGCGTCCAGTGCGTGCCGCCTTGGCAGAAGGCAATGTAGGGCTCGCGCAGGGGGCCATCCGCCGACAGCTCGGCCGTGCTGCCCTCAACGAAGGTACCGCCGGCCATGACCAACTCGCTGTCGTAGCCGGGCATGGGGGCCGGCACCGGCTCCAGGTGCGCGTCCACCGGCGAGTGCTGCTGCAGGGCGCGGCAAAACGCCACCAATTTATCGCGCGAGCCCAGCCGGATGGCTTGGATGACATCGCGCTGGGGATCCGCAGGGCCGGGATTAACGGCATACCCCAGGCGGTGGAAAGCCCGCGCCATAGCGTGGTTGCCCTTGAGGGCTTCGCCCACTACCTGGGGCGCCAGGAACAGCCCTTGGAACAGCAACCGGTTGGGAGCGAGCGTGGCGCCGCCGGCGCTGCCAATGCCGGGCGCGGTCAGCCGGCAGGCGGCTGCCTCCACCAGATCGGCCCGGCCGGCCACGTAGCCGCCGGCGGGAGCCAGCGTGCCGCCCGGGTTTTTGATCAGCGAGCCCGCGATGAGGTCGGCGCCTACCTGAGGCGGTTCCTGCGCTTGGGCGAACTCGCCGTAGCAATTGTCGACCAGGCAGATCGCCTCCGGGTTCTGGCGCTTGACGCGCGCGACAA
Proteins encoded:
- a CDS encoding DUF2973 domain-containing protein; amino-acid sequence: MDWFHLLYILAFSIIAFVAIGNLIRNLVSVAQGARPSGQFGGTSQSRRQRSPAHPELLDERGKPINEPLLVMRSVDTDDAREQLDTLYQDSPPPDSDSETER
- a CDS encoding saccharopine dehydrogenase; amino-acid sequence: MPERILVIGGQGRIGGCIARDLLAHTEAQVTVTGRQQRGPLLPRSRFLPLELADGAALRRAVAGSDGVVHTAGPFHRCDGRVLQACIEAGVPYVDVSDHRSFVQCASAYHERARQAGVTAILNAGAFPGISNAMACQGVAALDRPEAIRMYYLVAGSGGAGMTVMRTTFLGLQEPFWAWIGGQWQRVAPYSERETVAFPQPYGRGRTYWFDVAETYTFAHSFPVRTVTTKFGSVPDCFNHLSWAIAHWPNPWLQNAAGIEFLSRVSLRMARWSERWSGIGLAMRAQVSGERAGAPARADLRVVHSDTAAAAGAGAGSLVQLMLQGELAQPGVWPIERALPLARFRETLAQRGIAIQQQSVSS
- a CDS encoding sulfurtransferase, coding for MRDWPWAVPPAWLAQRLGEVGIADCRFDLSDPGAGRRQYERGHIPGAYHFDLERDLSAPTGPASGRHPLPDPEQLADALARAGIERGRSWVVAYDDSHLAFAARFWWLLRYLGHEQVALLDGGFSAWQAGGYPIERRIPAARSGRFDAQPRPELIAHGERVRACQHQAGVALIDSRDGARYRGEREPLDPAAGHIPGAINLPWQHATDAQGHLRPASEHRQRWQGHTGATETIVYCGSGVTACANLLSLAMAGVTDARLYPGGWSEWCARSGVIATGSE
- a CDS encoding NYN domain-containing protein; this encodes MVCALDRLTIFVDGNNMFYAQQKNGWFFDPRLVLDHFRNGPDIRFVNAFWYTGLKDAQDQRGFRDALISLGYTVRTKILKAYYDDRSGHYSQKANLDIEIAIDMFNTVDQYNRVVLLSGDGDFERAIELLRSKNTHITVVSTEGMIARELRNAADRYIDLNDIRACIEKAE
- a CDS encoding 2-isopropylmalate synthase codes for the protein MSTQPDHITIFDTTLRDGEQSPGATLSADDKLAIARQLSRLGVDVLEAGFPYSSQGDCQAVRQIAETVGQADGPTICGLARAKKADIQTAAEALAPASRARIHVFLSTSAIHLQYQLQKNQAEVLALAEEMVGYARSLVGDIEFSPMDASRTDPAFLYQVIERAIAAGATTINIPDTVGYDTPHHISALIGGIRDNVPNIDQAILSIHTQNDLGLATANALAAVENGARQIECTINGIGERAGNAALEEIVMALHVRRPYFNAYLGRPPESEAPLTGINTQEIYKTSRLVSNLTGLMVQPNKAIVGSNAFAHESGIHQDGVLKNRQTYEIMDANDIGWSNNQIVLGKHSGRNAFRARLAELGFELGEAELSKAFLRFKELADSKKAITDWDIEAIVNDEIQQAPALYRLSLVQISCGDSACPTATVTLHTPEGEQRTDAAIGTGPVDAVYKAINRLVNVPNELIEYSVNSVTAGLDAIGEVTIRLRHAERIYSGHAANTDVIVASAHAYVNALNRLSHAQSKPAASQQAVTQQ
- a CDS encoding aluminum resistance family protein, whose amino-acid sequence is MDRWQLLSQVETELVPIFGEIDAQVKYNLAKVLEAFRAYRLGSRHFAGSTGYGHDDLGRETLDGIFARVVGAEAALVRGHFVSGTHAITCALFGVLRPGDEILAVAGSPYDTLEEVIGLRGRGQGSLREFGVGYRELPLTEGQRLDWAALEEAVGANTRLVLIQRSCGYAWRESLSIADIEGIVARVKRQNPEAICLVDNCYGEFAQAQEPPQVGADLIAGSLIKNPGGTLAPAGGYVAGRADLVEAAACRLTAPGIGSAGGATLAPNRLLFQGLFLAPQVVGEALKGNHAMARAFHRLGYAVNPGPADPQRDVIQAIRLGSRDKLVAFCRALQQHSPVDAHLEPVPAPMPGYDSELVMAGGTFVEGSTAELSADGPLREPYIAFCQGGTHWTHVLLALEAAIAAVGPADA